A genomic stretch from Coffea arabica cultivar ET-39 chromosome 10c, Coffea Arabica ET-39 HiFi, whole genome shotgun sequence includes:
- the LOC113712369 gene encoding protein EARLY STARVATION 1, chloroplastic isoform X1: MVASSRGFAPFGLVRLRSGGDAAILASLHRHRDGNGFLDLPRKKRRFILGECSRRRVVVQCCSSDSVVPIRGSTGGSRKSVDKCSEDWRFDSIITPNYRPRIQASPALPFPSPQSRFVSKQEKFFPRCTPRNSGPQSRDSPPKRDTGIASEKDWGISLLNDNVNESGTNEDGSTWYRESGEDLGENGFRCRWTRMGGQSHDGTSEWKETWWEKSDWTGYKELGVEKSGRNAEGDSWWETWREVLHQDEWSNLARIERSAQKQAKSGTENAGWYENWWEKYDAKGWTEKGAHKYGRLNEQSWWEKWGEHYDGRGSVLKWTDKWAETELGTKWGDKWEEKFFAGIGSRQGETWHVSPGGERWSRTWGEEHFGNGKVHKYGKSTTGESWDIVVDEETYYEAEPHYGWADVVGNSTQLLSIQPIERPPGVYPNLDFGPSPPLPADDEPPAAQSSQ; the protein is encoded by the exons ATGGTCGCATCATCTAGAGGTTTTGCGCCCTTCGGTCTTGTTCGTCTGAGGAGTGGCGGTGATGCCGCTATTCTTGCTTCGCTGCATCGTCACCGGGACGGGAATGGATTTCTGGACTTGCCCAGGAAGAAGAGAAGGTTCATTCTTGGTGAATGCAGCAGGCGGCGAGTGGTGGTTCAGTGCTGCTCTTCCGATTCTGTGGTGCCAATTCGGGGGAGTACCGGTGGGTCCAGGAAGAGTGTCGACAAGTGCTCCGAAGACTGGAGGTTTGATTCTATAATCACTCCCAATTATCGACCTCGAATTCAGGCTTCCCCTGCATTGCCCTTCCCTTCTCCTCA GTCTCGATTCGTGtccaaacaagaaaaattcTTCCCGCGCTGCACCCCAAGGAATTCTGGTCCTCAGTCACGTGATTCTCCACCAAAACGAG ATACGGGTATTGCAAGTGAGAAAGATTGGGGCATCAGTCTGTTAAATGATAATGTTAATGAATCTGGTACAAATGAAGATGGAAGTACTTGGTATCGAGAAAGTGGAGAGGATCTTGGAGAAAATGGATTCAGATGTAGATGGACGAGAATGGGTGGTCAAAGCCATGATGGCACTTCAGAGTGGAAGGAAACG TGGTGGGAGAAAAGTGACTGGACAGGATACAAAGAACTAG GAGTCGAGAAATCTGGAAGAAATGCTGAAGGGGATTCATGGTGGGAAACATGGCGAGAAGTTCTCCACCAAGATGAATGGAG TAATCTCGCTAGGATAGAGAGGAGTGCACAAAAGCAAGCAAAATCAGGTACAGAGAATGCTGGGTGGTATGAAAACTG GTGGGAAAAATATGACGCCAAAGGCTGGACGGAGAAAGGGGCACATAAATATGGGAGATTGAATGAACAGTCTTGGTGGGAGAAGTGGGGAGAGCATTATGATGGAAGGGGATCTGTATTAAAATG GACAGACAAATGGGCTGAGACTGAACTGGGAACAAAATGGGGAGACAAGTGGGAAGAGAAATTTTTTGCTGGCATTGGTTCGCGTCAAGGAGAGACTTGGCATGTGTCACCTGGTGGTGAAA GGTGGTCAAGGACATGGGGAGAAGAGCACTTCGGAAATGG AAAAGTTCACAAATACGGTAAGAGCACGACAGGTGAAAGCTGGGATATAGTTGTGGATGAAGAAACATATTACGA GGCTGAACCTCATTATGGATGGGCGGATGTGGTGGGAAATTCAACTCAGTTGCTGTCCATCCAACCCATAGAGAGACCTCCAGGGGTTtatccaaatcttgattttggtccATCACCACCATTACCTGCAGATGATGAACCTCCTGCTGCCCAATCATCACAATGA
- the LOC113712369 gene encoding protein EARLY STARVATION 1, chloroplastic isoform X2 translates to MVASSRGFAPFGLVRLRSGGDAAILASLHRHRDGNGFLDLPRKKRRFILGECSRRRVVVQCCSSDSVVPIRGSTGGSRKSVDKCSEDWRFDSIITPNYRPRIQASPALPFPSPQSRFVSKQEKFFPRCTPRNSGPQSRDSPPKRDTGIASEKDWGISLLNDNVNESGTNEDGSTWYRESGEDLGENGFRCRWTRMGGQSHDGTSEWKETWWEKSDWTGYKELGVEKSGRNAEGDSWWETWREVLHQDEWSNLARIERSAQKQAKSGTENAGWYENWWEKYDAKGWTEKGAHKYGRLNEQSWWEKWGEHYDGRGSVLKWTDKWAETELGTKWGDKWEEKFFAGIGSRQGETWHVSPGGERWSRTWGEEHFGNGKVHKYGKSTTGESWDIVVDEETYYEAEPHYGFLLN, encoded by the exons ATGGTCGCATCATCTAGAGGTTTTGCGCCCTTCGGTCTTGTTCGTCTGAGGAGTGGCGGTGATGCCGCTATTCTTGCTTCGCTGCATCGTCACCGGGACGGGAATGGATTTCTGGACTTGCCCAGGAAGAAGAGAAGGTTCATTCTTGGTGAATGCAGCAGGCGGCGAGTGGTGGTTCAGTGCTGCTCTTCCGATTCTGTGGTGCCAATTCGGGGGAGTACCGGTGGGTCCAGGAAGAGTGTCGACAAGTGCTCCGAAGACTGGAGGTTTGATTCTATAATCACTCCCAATTATCGACCTCGAATTCAGGCTTCCCCTGCATTGCCCTTCCCTTCTCCTCA GTCTCGATTCGTGtccaaacaagaaaaattcTTCCCGCGCTGCACCCCAAGGAATTCTGGTCCTCAGTCACGTGATTCTCCACCAAAACGAG ATACGGGTATTGCAAGTGAGAAAGATTGGGGCATCAGTCTGTTAAATGATAATGTTAATGAATCTGGTACAAATGAAGATGGAAGTACTTGGTATCGAGAAAGTGGAGAGGATCTTGGAGAAAATGGATTCAGATGTAGATGGACGAGAATGGGTGGTCAAAGCCATGATGGCACTTCAGAGTGGAAGGAAACG TGGTGGGAGAAAAGTGACTGGACAGGATACAAAGAACTAG GAGTCGAGAAATCTGGAAGAAATGCTGAAGGGGATTCATGGTGGGAAACATGGCGAGAAGTTCTCCACCAAGATGAATGGAG TAATCTCGCTAGGATAGAGAGGAGTGCACAAAAGCAAGCAAAATCAGGTACAGAGAATGCTGGGTGGTATGAAAACTG GTGGGAAAAATATGACGCCAAAGGCTGGACGGAGAAAGGGGCACATAAATATGGGAGATTGAATGAACAGTCTTGGTGGGAGAAGTGGGGAGAGCATTATGATGGAAGGGGATCTGTATTAAAATG GACAGACAAATGGGCTGAGACTGAACTGGGAACAAAATGGGGAGACAAGTGGGAAGAGAAATTTTTTGCTGGCATTGGTTCGCGTCAAGGAGAGACTTGGCATGTGTCACCTGGTGGTGAAA GGTGGTCAAGGACATGGGGAGAAGAGCACTTCGGAAATGG AAAAGTTCACAAATACGGTAAGAGCACGACAGGTGAAAGCTGGGATATAGTTGTGGATGAAGAAACATATTACGA GGCTGAACCTCATTATGGATTTCTCTTGAATTGA
- the LOC140015576 gene encoding LOW QUALITY PROTEIN: uncharacterized protein (The sequence of the model RefSeq protein was modified relative to this genomic sequence to represent the inferred CDS: inserted 1 base in 1 codon): MKNPTKILMQLTRKALDLDWRLLLLLLPPLSLLVYVSLSSSFTTTTSTAVGTLLSSLSPFKSIFHSNYVPHARAPEEVGLRARRRREEEELDRSRIAVCLVGGARRFELTGPSIVQNILGVYNKSDLFLHSPLDPNAYKLSLLKAAPRIAAVKIFQPEPIPETQSQSRVLTAANSPNGIQGLLQYFNLVEGCLTMINDYQRKNNFTYDWIVRTRVDGYWSRPLPRDNFIPGKYLVPPGSSYSGLNDRLGVGDYNTSLVALSRLSLIPLLDAAGHQQLNSESAFKAQLXFPYVTHRIPFCVVTDRRYEFPPGRFGVPVAALSSPGPLSGAKCRPCTPACTGSCVGPVMNGLYRGWSWTEWANKSLELCDAHGDWEEGWEKLFDAVPGRRLAAERKRVEALKLKQCVDDFEEMRKRTALWEAPPAADICRLASGLV; the protein is encoded by the exons ATGAAAAACCCGACCAAAATACTGATGCAGTTAACGAGAAAGGCGTTGGATCTCGACTGGAGGCTTCTTTTATTGCTTCTCCCTCCTCTCTCCCTTCTGGTCTATGTATCCCTCTCCTCCTccttcaccaccaccaccagcaCCGCCGTCGGAACGCTTTTGAGCTCTTTATCCCCCTTTAAATCCATTTTCCATTCGAATTATGTACCCCATGCAAGGGCGCCGGAGGAAGTGGGGTTGAGAGCGAGGAGGcggagggaggaggaggagctgGATAGGTCGAGAATTGCGGTGTGCTTGGTGGGTGGGGCCCGGAGGTTCGAGCTAACTGGACCATCCATCGTTCAGAACATTCTGGGCGTTTACAACAAATCCGATCTTTTCCTTCATAGCCCCCTGGACCCCAATGCGTACAAGCTATCCTTGTTAAAGGCTGCGCCCAGGATCGCCGCCGTTAAGATATTTCAGCCCGAGCCCATTCCGGAGACTCAGTCCCAGTCCCGAGTTCTCACGGCTGCCAACTCGCCCAACGGCATCCAG GGATTGCTGCAATATTTCAATCTCGTAGAGGGCTGTCTCACCATGATTAATGACTATCAACGCAAGAACAACTTCACCTACGATTGGATCGTCCGAACCAGAGTGGACGGCTACTGGTCCCGTCCCCTGCCCCGCGACAACTTCATTCCGGGCAAGTACCTCGTTCCACCGGGCTCTTCCTACAGCGGCTTAAACGACCGCCTGGGCGTCGGTGACTACAACACCTCTCTGGTGGCTCTTTCCCGCCTCTCCCTCATTCCCCTGCTCGACGCCGCCGGCCATCAGCAGCTCAATTCCGAGTCCGCCTTCAAGGCACAGC GATTCCCTTACGTCACGCACCGGATTCCCTTCTGCGTGGTGACGGACCGCAGATACGAGTTTCCACCGGGCCGTTTCGGTGTCCCGGTGGCTGCGTTGTCAAGCCCAGGCCCCTTGAGCGGGGCGAAGTGTAGACCCTGTACTCCGGCCTGTACGGGGTCCTGCGTTGGCCCAGTCATGAATGGGCTGTACAGAGGGTGGAGCTGGACGGAGTGGGCCAACAAAAGTCTCGAGCTTTGCGACGCCCACGGTGATTGGGAGGAAGGCTGGGAGAAATTGTTCGACGCAGTACCTGGCAGAAGATTAGCCGCGGAGAGGAAGAGAGTTGAGGCGCTGAAGCTAAAACAGTGCGTGGACGACTTCGAGGAGATGAGGAAACGGACGGCACTCTGGGAAGCACCGCCGGCGGCTGACATTTGCCGCCTTGCTTCTGGGCTGGTCTAG
- the LOC113712761 gene encoding alcohol dehydrogenase-like 7: MNAEKVEFSRTAGKPIRCRAAVAREAGEPLVIEEVIVAPPKSREVRIKIICTSLCFSDITFWRLKVPPACFPRILGHEAVGVVESVAEDVHELAPGDTVLPIFLPDCAECTDCQSNKSNLCSKFPFHVASMMPRDGTSRFTDLKGETLFHFIYTSSFSEYTVVDVASVTKIDPAIPPNRACLLSCGVSTGVGAALRTANVESGSTVAIFGLGAIGLAVAEGARIAGAKRIIGVDINPDKHEIGKKFGLTDFVDSRSCGNKSISQVITDMTDGGADYCFECVGLASLVHEAYACCRKGWGKTVVVGVDSPGSQLTFSSFEVLHMGKTLVGSLYGGLKPKTDVPMLIKKYLDKELELDKFVTHEVNFEEINRAFELLLQGKSLRCVIWMDK, translated from the exons ATGAACGCCGAAAAAGTTGAATTCAGCAGAACTGCTGGGAAGCCCATAAGATGCAGAG CTGCAGTGGCAAGGGAAGCAGGGGAGCCACTGGTGATAGAGGAAGTGATAGTGGCCCCTCCTAAATCCCGGGAAGTTCGCATTAAAATCATCTGCACCTCTCTTTGCTTCAGCGATATTACCTTCTGGAGATTGAAG GTCCCCCCTGCGTGCTTTCCGAGGATATTGGGTCACGAAGCTGTTGG GGTTGTGGAAAGTGTTGCGGAGGATGTTCATGAGCTGGCCCCGGGAGATACAGTTCTTCCTATATTCTTGCCTGACTGTGCAGAGTGCACGGACTGTCAATCCAACAAGAGCAACCTTTGTTCAAAATTCCCATTTCATGTTGCTTCAATGATGCCTAGAGACGGTACAAGCAGATTCACTGATCTCAAAGGAGAGACTTTGTTCCATTTTATTTATACATCAAGCTTCAGTGAGTACACTGTGGTGGATGTTGCAAGTGTAACAAAAATTGATCCTGCAATTCCGCCAAACAGAGCATGCCTTCTAAGCTGTGGAGTGTCAACTG GAGTTGGTGCTGCCTTGAGAACAGCGAATGTGGAATCGGGATCAACAGTTGCTATCTTTGGCTTGGGAGCTATTGGATTGGCG GTTGCAGAAGGTGCACGGATCGCTGGTGCTAAAAGAATCATTGGTGTGGATATCAACCCTGACAAACATGAAATAG GGAAAAAGTTTGGACTCACTGACTTTGTGGACTCTAGAAGCTGTGGGAATAAGTCCATAAGCCAG GTGATCACGGATATGACTGATGGAGGAGCAGACTATTGCTTCGAATGTGTTGGCTTGGCATCACTGGTGCATGAAGCATATGCCTGCTGCCGAAAG GGGTGGGGAAAGACTGTTGTAGTAGGAGTGGACAGCCCTGGGTCGCAGCTGACTTTCAGCTCCTTTGAGGTTCTTCACATGGGAAAAACCCTCGTGGGATCGTTGTATGGAGGCCTTAAACCCAAGACAGATGTTCCCATGCTCATTAAAAAGTACTTGGACAAG GAGCTGGAATTGGACAAGTTCGTGACGCATGAGGTGAATTTTGAAGAGATTAACAGAGCTTTCGAGTTACTGCTTCAAGGGAAGAGCCTCCGCTGTGTGATATGGATGGACAAATGA
- the LOC140016190 gene encoding uncharacterized protein: MTKTQRYNNNKQRTFGWLVKVSAVGLTGDISVTITRGRWGLFVVASSGPSALWLRDEINELKSWASSSKPDNHRTSAWLCEGLSQLTNVQESLDDLLQLPQARESLCPNHDLIEKFLDDFLSLVDVYGIFQTLLLTLKQEHLAAQVAVRKRDDSKTALYFKNLKKVAKDFGQLESSVQSIAGRQLVILSPPAPAAAEEDAEIARVLRDAIQVTASISVVLFNGLSVSLAFRKPSCLGLISLVKSSKKIAIVKGGIQEFQQVSFQNLWGLQRKGEEELKLTLKIMHELEDCIRGIGSGGERVFRSLISTRVSLLNVVTH, encoded by the exons ATGACCAAAACGCAACGCTACAACAATAACAAGCAACGGACATTTGGCTGGTTAGTTAAGGTGTCAGCA GTAGGCTTGACCGGTGATATCAGTGTCACGATCACCAGAGGAAGGTGGGGGCTTTTTGTAGTGGCTTCATCTGGACCATCTGCACTTTGG CTCAGAGATGAGATCAATGAGCTCAAATCATGGGCATCTTCTTCTAAACCCGATAACCACCGCACCTCAGCCTGGCTCTGTGAGGGCTTGAGCCAGCTCACGAATGTCCAAGAATCCCTGGATGATCTCCTTCAGCTCCCTCAGGCTCGCGAATCTTTGTGCCCCAACCATGATTTGATAGAAAAGTTTCTAGACGACTTTCTGAGCTTGGTCGATGTTTATGGGATTTTCCAAACATTGCTTTTAACGTTAAAACAAGAGCATTTGGCGGCACAGGTGGCTGTAAGAAAAAGAGATGATTCTAAGACAGCTTTAtacttcaaaaatttgaaaaaagttgCTAAAGATTTCGGCCAGCTCGAGTCCTCCGTCCAGTCCATTGCCGGTCGACAATTAGTCATATTATCCCCACCAGCGCCAGCAGCTGCTGAGGAAGATGCTGAGATTGCTCGAGTTCTCAGGGACGCCATCCAGGTTACGGCTTCCATTTCGGTTGTACTTTTCAATGGGCTCTCGGTTTCCTTGGCATTTCGGAAACCATCATGTTTAGGCTTGATCAGCTTGGTGAAGAGTAGCAAAAAAATAGCTATCGTTAAAGGCGgcattcaagaatttcaacAAGTTAGTTTTCAGAACTTATGGGGATTGCAAAGAAAGGGTGAAGAGGAGTTGAAATTGACGTTAAAGATAATGCATGAATTGGAGGATTGTATCCGTGGGATTGGGAGCGGTGGGGAGAGAGTGTTTAGGAGTTTAATCAGCACCAGGGTTTCACTCCTCAACGTTGTCACACACTAA